One genomic window of Sodaliphilus pleomorphus includes the following:
- a CDS encoding D-alanyl-D-alanine carboxypeptidase, giving the protein MHTTTQRLLIIATLLLIVMAGCSHNKKTVTTAATKPDIPVDTALQSRLAEFAAKPRVQGQLGIYVYDLTADKPVFGMNESQSLPVASCTKLLTTVAGLHLLGSNYRYSTSLYTHGKMKNDTLVGDVIFKADLDPQLQPENLALFTSALKQQGIDHVQGRLVLDLLLKDKVQAEAHWYPWDLSFSRYGMLYKGPDKVRNLVKAQFANAGYHFDDAQVIYGKVPRGSVYRFRYSSGIQMAINHMLKHSSNTQATALLYTMGHRSNPRQAPATAGVEYMRRFMRHDLGLTDTSLVVHDGCGLCIHNHLSPVALATILKYGYRHKDIYKSLLTGLSISGIDGTLRGKGYDREGLKGMIHGKTGTLSHPYGISSIAGYCQDGNGHDLAFVMLNTQMSVLDARLMQRNFCEALVGEAREHKKK; this is encoded by the coding sequence TCCCCGTCGACACGGCCTTGCAAAGCCGCCTCGCCGAGTTTGCCGCCAAGCCCAGGGTGCAGGGACAACTGGGGATATATGTGTATGATCTCACGGCCGACAAGCCCGTCTTTGGCATGAACGAAAGCCAATCGCTGCCGGTGGCCTCGTGCACCAAGCTGCTCACCACGGTGGCCGGTCTGCACTTGCTGGGCAGCAACTACCGCTACAGCACGTCGCTCTACACACACGGAAAGATGAAAAACGACACCCTGGTGGGCGACGTCATCTTCAAGGCCGATCTCGACCCACAGCTTCAGCCCGAGAACCTGGCACTTTTCACCAGCGCGCTCAAGCAGCAAGGCATCGACCACGTGCAAGGCCGCCTGGTGCTCGACCTGCTGCTCAAGGACAAGGTGCAGGCCGAAGCACACTGGTATCCCTGGGACTTGAGTTTCTCTCGCTACGGCATGCTCTATAAGGGTCCCGACAAGGTGCGAAACCTGGTGAAGGCTCAATTTGCCAACGCAGGCTACCACTTCGACGACGCTCAAGTGATATATGGCAAGGTGCCCCGCGGCTCGGTGTATCGCTTCAGGTACTCGAGCGGCATACAGATGGCCATCAACCACATGCTCAAGCACAGCTCCAACACGCAGGCCACAGCCCTGCTCTACACCATGGGGCACCGCAGCAATCCGCGCCAAGCCCCTGCCACCGCCGGTGTCGAATACATGCGCCGCTTCATGAGGCACGACTTGGGTCTGACCGACACCTCGCTGGTCGTGCACGACGGTTGCGGCCTGTGCATTCACAACCACCTGTCGCCTGTGGCACTGGCCACCATACTCAAGTATGGCTACCGCCACAAAGACATCTACAAGTCGCTGCTCACCGGGTTGTCGATATCGGGTATCGACGGCACACTGCGCGGCAAGGGCTACGACCGCGAGGGCCTCAAGGGCATGATACATGGCAAGACGGGCACACTCTCGCACCCCTATGGCATAAGTTCGATAGCAGGCTATTGCCAGGACGGCAACGGGCACGACTTGGCCTTCGTGATGCTCAATACGCAGATGTCGGTACTCGATGCGCGCCTCATGCAACGCAACTTCTGCGAGGCACTGGTGGGCGAGGCAAGAGAGCACAAAAAGAAATGA